In Segatella copri, the DNA window TTTCCTTGGCCGAAGCTACTTGCTCTTTCGCCTGGCGATAGGTGAGAAGCGCATTTTCATAATCGTCAGCACTTACCAAACCTTTCTTATAGAGGGTCTGGTAGCGGCTCATGTTTGCACTCTGATAGTTCAAACTGCTTTGCGCACTTGCCAGGTTAGCTTTGGCAGTATTCAACTCGCTCATCAGGTTGGTTTTGTCGAGTTCAGCTATGACTTCACCTTTTTTTACCTGCGAATTGTAATCAACATAAAGTTTGTTTACAATACCACTCACCTGTGTACCAACCGTTACAGATGTTACCGCTTCAATAGTACCGGTTGCAGTTACACTATTCTGCAATGTTTGTGTGGTTACAGCTTCCTGCTTGAAGTCTATTTGCTCTTCGTTTTTACTTCCAGATAACAGCCATGCTGCCACAGCTACGATGATTACCACAATCAGGGCAATCCAGATTTTGCTGATTCTAAGTTTTTTCATAAAAATGTATGTACCTATTAATGATTTGCAATATGTTTTCGGATGTTATCACCTATCTTTTCTTTAGATTCTGCCGTTTTGGTAGAATTTCAACATGTTGATATTCAGAATGGTAAGATACTTTGCCTGAAGTTCGTTCTGTTTAGCCTTCAGAAGATTATCTTTGCCGGTTCTCAATTCTACGATGTTCTTTAATCCCAGTTTAAACTGTTCACTTAAAAGATCGTAGCTAGTTTGTGCACTTTCGCTGCTCGCCTTGGCAGCCTTAAACTGGCTTTGGTTTGTATTAGCCTGCAGCCAATAGTTTTCGATAGTAGAGTAGAGCTTAGTTTGCTCATTCTTTATATCGAGCAGGATGCTTTCACGCTGAATGAGTGCTTTGTTGACAGAAGTCTTGGTCTGTCGGTTATCAAAGAGAGGAATGCTGACACCGATTCCACCACTCAGGCTGAAGTTGGTTTTCATCTGACTGCCCCAACCGTTTTTGTTCATGGATGTGGTGCTGGTCGTAGCTCCTGCATTTGCGCTGATGGTTGGCAACTTTCCTGCCTTTGCAATCTTGATGTTCAGATCGTTCTGGTCGAGTTTGTTTTGATAGCTCAAAAACTCAGGGCGATTCTGAAGCGCAGCTGTATAGACACTGTTCATTCCTGGGATAGAGGCCAGAGCCATCTGGTCTGTTGTGCTTGGAATAGCGATGTCGAAAGCTTCTTCACTGGTAATCTGCAGGAGTTCCTTCAGCTGTCGTTTATAGTTTTTAACGTTACTTTCAGCCTGCACGATGTTAAACTCATCTTGTGCTCTCTGTGCTGTGAGTTGTGCTAAGTCTGCTTGGCTCATCTTGCCAATTTTTACCATTTCCTTACCACGCTCTTCGTTTTGAACACTCGACTGATAACTTTCTTTGTTTACGTTGATAGCCTCTGTAGAGTAGAGTATCTGTACATAAAGTTGAGCTATCTGTTCTTGCAGGTTGAGGGCTTGTGCTGTCGAATCGAGTTGTGCCGCTTCCTGTGTCAGCTTGTTCAGTTTCACCTGATTCCTGTTTTTGTTTCCGTTCCAAATCGTGTAACTGCCCATCACGCTATAGCTGCCATTGTAATATACCTTGTCGATGGAAGCTTTGCTGAAACCTTCTCCGCTGATTCCATTAGAAACCCAAGGCGTATAGCTTACACTTTGATTGGTGCTGGCAGAGAGCGATGGCAGAAGTGCTGACTTTGATTGCAGATAGTCCTCCTGAGCTGAAGCTTTTGTGAGTTGAGTCTTCTGCAGTTGAATGTTGTTAGCCAGTGCGTAACTGATACAATCCTGCAGTGACCATTGCTTAGCTTGTACAGCGATAGGGGCCGACATGATGAACAGCGCTACCGCCATGTTTTTTAAACTTGCGTTCATACTCTTTTTACTTTTTGTTTTCATTTTTACAGAACTCTTTGCATCTGTTCTGATTAAATGTGGATTAATGTTCTTACTTTCCATAATTGCAAATCTTAATAGGATACATCATTTTTTGATTTGACGTAAGCGTCGCCTATAAAGTTGCAACTGATATGTGTTTTTGATTAAAAACGTGATGATTGGTTTAATATTCTCATTTATCTTTAACAATCCTTTTCAAAGTGAAAGATTTCTTTTGCTTTTCCACATTAATTTATTTATATTTCTCAAAAAAATGTTTCTTCTTTCGTTATCTTCGCTGAAATTGTGTAACTTTGCAGAAAAATTTTAAGAAAGGAATAAAATAAATGCCGTTAAGATTACCAGATAAGCTTCCAGCTATCGAACTGTTGAAGCATGAGAATATATTCGTGATGGACGAAAGTCGTGCGCATAAACAGGAGATTCGTCCGTTGAAAATCTGTGTGCTCAATTTGATGCCCCTCAAGATTACGACAGAGACAGATCTCGTTCGTCTTCTGTCGAATACTCCTCTTCAGTTAGAGGTTTATTTTATGAAGTTGAAAAGTCACACGCCAAAGAATACA includes these proteins:
- a CDS encoding TolC family protein, with the protein product MNASLKNMAVALFIMSAPIAVQAKQWSLQDCISYALANNIQLQKTQLTKASAQEDYLQSKSALLPSLSASTNQSVSYTPWVSNGISGEGFSKASIDKVYYNGSYSVMGSYTIWNGNKNRNQVKLNKLTQEAAQLDSTAQALNLQEQIAQLYVQILYSTEAINVNKESYQSSVQNEERGKEMVKIGKMSQADLAQLTAQRAQDEFNIVQAESNVKNYKRQLKELLQITSEEAFDIAIPSTTDQMALASIPGMNSVYTAALQNRPEFLSYQNKLDQNDLNIKIAKAGKLPTISANAGATTSTTSMNKNGWGSQMKTNFSLSGGIGVSIPLFDNRQTKTSVNKALIQRESILLDIKNEQTKLYSTIENYWLQANTNQSQFKAAKASSESAQTSYDLLSEQFKLGLKNIVELRTGKDNLLKAKQNELQAKYLTILNINMLKFYQNGRI